TATGTCTTCTGGGGAACATAAACCTGGATTCCACCCTGACCCTTGGAACACCAGAGGATGTGAGAGCCGAGGTTTACGAGAGAATACGCACCATAGCTCCGGGAGGAGGATACATGGTCTCTTCTTCCAACTCCATAACAGACTATGTGCCTCTCGAAAACATGAAAGCCATGATAGATGCCACATTCGAGTTTGGGAAATACCCCATTGAGCTCGAGGAGGGCAGGATTAAGGGCAAGATCTGGACCTTCAGGGGCAAGCCCCTGAAAGGCTCGGCACAGGAACTGGATTCTGAAATGGATGTTGAGGCATATGCCACGGCCCTGCTGAGTCCCAAGAGTGACAAGGCCATAGGGCTGGTCCAGGAGGTACTGGACAGAGGCGTCAGCGCCTCAGATGTGCTTTCAAAAGCACTGATCCCGGCCATGGGACTGGTGGGCCAGAAGTTCCAAACGGGCCAGATCTATATTCCGGAGATGATGATTGCTGCCCGCAACATGGCGGCAACTGTCAATCATTTCAAAGACAGGCTTGTAACATCAAGGGGCCAGGCCAGGGGCAAGGTGGTTATCGGAACCGTAAAAGGAGATCTTCATGACATAGGAAAGAATCTGGTTTGCATGATGTTGGAAGGACAGGGCTTTGAGGTCATGGATCTTGGGGTCTCGGTGGATCCCCAGAAATTCGTGGAGACAGTCAAGAAAGAGCAACCTCAAATCGTGGCCATGAGTGCACTTTTGACCACCACCATGATAGAGATGAAAAACGTGATTCAGGCTCTGGAAGCTGCAGGATTGAGACATAAGGTCAAGGTCATAGTAGGTGGGGCACCGGTGACCCAGAGCTTTGCAGATCAAATAGGAGCCGACGGATACGCATATGACGCCCCAGGAGCAGCCCAAAGGTGTAAGGAATTGGTGGTTTCTTAACCGGGTTTTGATAAGGGTATTTAGAAAGAGGGATGATACTGAAAAACAAAGGGGCTGCTGGCTTCTTTGACAGATTCAAGGCCAAAGCAAAAGACACAAAGAAGTTTCTGGAAGAGCAAAGGTCGGGCCATCAGATGAGCGGGCCACATGGAATGGAACCTATGGGGACGGAAAACATGAGCGTTCCCAGAATACCAAGAGCAGAAAAGGAGGGTGCCATGGGTAGAAAGGCTTCATGGGCGGCAACGGTTTTAACATTTGGGCTTCTCTTGTGGGGGCAATGGGCCTTGGCTGCAGATCCGGCCAAGAAAAAGGAACAGCCCAAAGCACAGCCCAAAGGAGATGTGTTCAAATGGAAGGCTCAGACACTTTGGGCAGCTCAGGAGACCCCGCACAAGACCTTTGAAGAGTTCTGCGCAAAGATAAAACGCATGACCGACGGAAGGCTCGAGATTCAGGCCTTTCCAGCAGGGGCCGTGGTTCCCACCAACGAGACTCTGGATGCTCTCAAAAACAACGTGCTTCAGGCCATTCACGTCTGGCCTGGTTATGCAGCGGGGAAAAACCC
This genomic stretch from bacterium harbors:
- a CDS encoding cobalamin-dependent protein (Presence of a B(12) (cobalamin)-binding domain implies dependence on cobalamin itself, in one of its several forms, or in some unusual lineages, dependence on a cobalamin-like analog.), translating into MAREPKPDFQRYMMALHCEEPDRVPLGDWHVDQRPKEAFMGRKLVTLKDHVDFWYTAGFDYVASSSGILEPVRAPEGMTVKGEEVHTEYGDRVSREWAHEHEGVITNWEQFEKYPWPSVDDFDLSKWDVLDKILPPGMKAILLLGKIYTPVWMYMGAEVFFQALESNQELVEAMFEKIGRIQYETFLRVVEHPCVGAVLHPDDIAHNTGLLVHPKHLRKYLFPWYKKMSEVCKDKGLGHVFHSDGDCTEAMDDLIECGFNGFHPVQPNAMDIVEVKKRWGKRICLLGNINLDSTLTLGTPEDVRAEVYERIRTIAPGGGYMVSSSNSITDYVPLENMKAMIDATFEFGKYPIELEEGRIKGKIWTFRGKPLKGSAQELDSEMDVEAYATALLSPKSDKAIGLVQEVLDRGVSASDVLSKALIPAMGLVGQKFQTGQIYIPEMMIAARNMAATVNHFKDRLVTSRGQARGKVVIGTVKGDLHDIGKNLVCMMLEGQGFEVMDLGVSVDPQKFVETVKKEQPQIVAMSALLTTTMIEMKNVIQALEAAGLRHKVKVIVGGAPVTQSFADQIGADGYAYDAPGAAQRCKELVVS